Below is a window of Macadamia integrifolia cultivar HAES 741 chromosome 8, SCU_Mint_v3, whole genome shotgun sequence DNA.
TCTtatattgttttatggttgcCTTTGTTGGCAATATCGGTTATGTGGTGATGATGACATTGCCAGTTTAGGTGACATGGCAGCGTTAGGTGACTCCGATGAGATAACAGTAGACTCTCTGATTCACCTCTCTCCTCTCAATGATTATCGAATTACAACTTCTTATCGGTTTTGATGGAgtctgatttgattttaatCTTACAAAACTCCAACCCAAAACATGTGTTTGTATTGATTTCAGTTTGATGCAGCTCAGTTTCATCGGTTGggactaggttttgacaccatAAATTTTTTGGCTGCAGGCAGGGGGTCCTTATTACCAAGTGAAGAAAGGCAGGTGGGACGGCAAGGTCTCAATGGCATCAAAGGTGAGCTCTAATATCCCACATGCGAATTCCACGGTGGACGACCTTCTCAAGCTCTTTGCCTCAAAGGGTCTAAGCCTAGAAGACTTGGTGGTGCTTTCGGGTGCCCACACCATTGGTTTTGCCCATTGCGAACATTTTGTGAACCGGCTTTATAACTATAAAGGCACAAAAAAGCCCGACCCATCCATCGACCCGAGACTTCTGAAAGCCTTATGTATGATGTGTCCGGCCTCCGGTGGCAACACTGATGTTGTTGCGCCACTTGACGTTAAGACGCCGTTTGCATTCGACCATGTGTATTACAGGAATTCGCAGGTTAAGATGGGGCTCTTGGCCACTGATCAAGAATTGTTCCTGGATCCAAGGACCCGACCCGTTGTTGTGTCTCTTGGGAAAGATAAGAAAAAGTTCTTTCAGGCCTTTTCAGAAGCAATGGATAAGATGGGTTCAATAGGAGTGAAGAGTGGAGGTAAGAATATGGTGATTAGGAGAGATTGTGCTCAGAATGTGTGATGGTTTTTGTGCTCTTATTCTTGTCATCTTCTCTGACCTCAGTGTGTTCTTGAGTGAGAGTGAGGATGAGGGTTGTTGTAGGGGGGCTCACATGACTCCAGGCCCATTTGTTTGTGGGTGTTAAAATTGTCTTTGCATAAAAAGggagggcaaaaaaaaaaaaaaaaaagaggtgagcAATTttgggagaaaagaaaacaaagaaaggggttttagggttttcatatTGTGAGCTTATTTCTTGGTTGGGAGGAAGAACtcaaggaagaaggagaagcaaGTGTTGGGTAAtctaacaacaactgcctagtgtagttggtgagctatggtgtgcaaaaaactCATGCTCACcagaaggtctcaagttcaaacctcctGGAAGTTGCCTACTTCCTTCCCTACCTATAAAAAATAAGTGTTGAGTAATCTTAGAAAGGTTACTCAAGAACAGAGGCAATCAATCATTGCAAGAGTTGGTTGTCTCTACAAGGTTAAGGTGTTCTACATAGTCTTTGGTAATGAGTTTTAGTGGTGAGGTTGAAGTTTTTCTATTGAGACTGTGAGACCTGTGATTTTTCCCTCTTCATTGGAGGGTTTTCCATGTAAATCGATCTCTTATCTCATGTGTGTTGCTCTTATGGTATTTGATTATTTGCCCCATTTGAATTTCAATTacattttgtttcacttgttgaTTGGTTTTGTTGCTTATTAATTCTCATATAACCTAGTTAAGAAGTGGGTTCAACCCCAACAAGGGTGAGTGTGAGAGGATGTGTACTACTCGCAGTGTAtaatccttttatttatttatggcaGTGGGTTAGGTATGGCACTAGATTTCATAAGCTAGTGATATGCATCAATCATAGGGTTGGACATAGGAGGGCAAGGAGGTCTTtttcaaaggggaagaagagaggtTGATACATGTTAGACACCTTGACAAAgtgcccaaccttttccctttatttatattCCACTATTTTCTATAGTGATGTAGCCACCTTGTGTGTAAATGGTGGATAAAATGAGACTTTTGTACATGTATGAAGAGTAATAAGAATGGGGCAAGAGAtcgggggccaatgagagtacGTGCAGGGACATCAACATCAATGAAATTTTTCTATTTAACATGGGATTGTAAGTAATTTCATGTGCAGGGGCCCTACTACTAGACAATTTCTTCTTCCCATAAAAATGTTATAGTTTATTATATGGTGATACACCAACGTCTCcctttgtctatctctctcttcccataaTTGGTGGCAGAGGTGTCATTTCATAGGAATGTACATAGCCTgacaatattttctttttcttaaataatAGATTGGGTTGTTGTAGGTGGTAAACAGGTTCATGGCCCACTTGCTTCTAGTGGCGACAAAAGGTTAAGATAACATAAAAGTtgagtcgccatctaggataTGGGCCTAGAGGTGGTCCAATCTCTGGTTAGGGGAAAGGATTGGTGATTCCATATGGTCTAATCCAAAGTTCGAGGTAAAGGTCAAGATACGGATGTGGGAAGCTATTAGGCATCCACTCCACCTAGTAAAAACCAATCTTTCTACTCCTAAACTTGCATGTCTGACCATATCTGGCTAACTAAGGTATGATCATACTATTCTTGCATCCTtgcattaattataattattctAAATCATGCATATCTAATTAAAGACATATTAATTATAGAGCTACTTTAACTCTATACATGCATTTCTAATTAATTAACTGCTATTAAACTAATTGATTAACCTCAATCATGCTTATTTAACGTTATTGTACACCACACTATGCTATGATACACTACATTATGATATGCTAAGCATGCCGAGCTATGCTATGTTACATTATACTACACTATACTAAGCATACAAAACTATTTAAAAAGAACTACAAAAATATAAGTGAAAGAATATACTAAATTCCAACCTCAAGTGAAAGTCGGAAGGGAAGGGCCCCTTCGCTTTACAAGGATCAAGAACATACAACCCGCAGACACATACCCACGTTTTTGAACCAGGCCAATGTAGATGCCCATAATGGAATCTTTtattcaaatggtcatatctttTGATTCAGGTGTATACTTTTGACGCACAACATATCATGGAAAGCTTGCTTTGGAAACAATTGCAATTTTACGTCATGCCAGTACCAATGAATgatgtttgttttttttagtgTAAGCTAAGAAAACTATACAAATTTATTCGAAAGCTAATCGGATTCGAATATAAAATTACGAATAGTATTTTATTTCTATATGAATTGCTTATATCCCTATCCAAGAAAGTCCAAGATGTTAGTGAGACCCACCCAACATGAAGAGGGTTCACCCATTGGTAATGGACTAATGGCCAGTTTGATGtttgaactaaaaaaaaaaaaaaagattgacgTTCTGTCTGCCTGTAATGAAATCCCATGCCCCACAAATGTTTCATCCCAAATTTTTTCTAATATCATAGATCTTAAAAACACTTTCTTGGTTGCTGGATACGAAAGAAGTTTTTTGGATGCAAAGGTCTAAGTGTACTTATATACTTAAATAAGGTGACATGAATACTATGTTTTTCCACACCGTAGTTGACGTGTCTTTGCGAAAACATTTTGCTCGTCCCATTTGATACCAATAGGGGTCTATagcaactaggggtgtcaacggtccgggttggtgcggtttcggtccggttccaccggtttcggtgtgagtttggaagtgaccgaaaccgacccattaaggatttatcggtttcggtccggtgtcggcttcggtgcggtttgggttcgggttggtaccggtttggatttattaggttcatttcggtttggatcggttttttaaaccggtatggagccattaggaaacaaccaaatgatgaattgttgaacttcggtttcttaaatcgatttgtaaccggattggttttggtttttggtctagtttggattcgattttccatacaaatgtatacaaaactattcaaattttgatttttttaatgaattttggagtgtttcggtttcggtccgagttttgagccggtttcggtttggtttcgggttcatccggttttcggtgcggttcggtttggttttggggttacaatactcgaaaccgaaccgaaccaataaggcttcggttcggttcgatccgggttgttatcggttcggtccgaccggttttaccggttcggtttaggaattgacacccctaatagcAACTGATACACCTTCTAAGGCTACAACTTTTGCATtgcattttttaaaatatttgatTACTTTCAACGTTTTGGATCCTTCATTTATTGAAAGTTTGTTTGACTATATGATGtcttaatataaaaatttaactTTGCTCACTCTTCCTTCAGAGGAAGAGATTAAAAAGGTTGTGTTTAGCATTGACACTTTTAATCCTCAAGACATAATGATGTTTCTttctagcctttttttttttttttttttccctaataaaaaaataacagaaaactAGATTGAGCTAAAGTATTACATCATGGTCATAgagtctaggggtgtcaatcggtcgggccggttcggtttcggtcgggcttaatcgggcttgaagacttttaaaggttgcactgtgtccgcccatttaactaatcgggcttagttagtgagggcaaggtacactttatattcagtcggtcggtctcgggctataatcgggccattAAAATTgagccttaatcgggttttagtcgggccttaaccgggccacggacatgtttaatgttaaacgggcgtaaccggtttttaaatggGCCTTCTTTAATTGTTGAGTTTAATTATATTACACTATTACTTCTTGAAATAGAGATGAATCTACTCTCTtccaagtcacatatttaaaaatatcacaaaaaatccaaaacattgatccaacatcctcataattaaactatttagaaacatcataaaaaatcctaaatccttatcctgtccaagcatcccacaattaaaatattttgaatcataaaaagtcctaaatccttgtccaagcatctcataattaaaatatttagaatacATCAGAAAGGGGGAACTCCAGATGGCTTAAGAACAAATCTGTGCTCGTCCTTGATTAAAAAATGAACCCAACTTCTCCCCCCCCCTTCTACTGAAACCCACCGAGAGCAACAAGGATGGGAGTTGATCTTCAAGTCTTGTCTCTATTGGAGCTTGATGGATTAAAAATCAAGAATATGTACAAAAACTCTAGATGGCTTAAGAGCAATCTCAGCTTCAGTTAATTGAATTCAGTGAGTACGAACTCACCATCGCAATCAAGGATGAATGTTtggacgacgacgacgacgctcGACCCAGACTCGCAGAGCACAGCACAGCAGCTCGCAGCCTCGCACTGACCCCCAGAAAGctagacgacgacgacgacgacgacgctTGACCCAGACTCGCAGAGCACAGCGGCGGCCGCGGCACTTCCTTTTCGTTAaacgaagagaagagaagagaaggttaATACTTAatactagggtttttggtttttttctttttaactctttcatatggGGGTAGAATAGGTATCTTACAACCAGGCCGGGCCAGGCCGGTGCAAAATAGACCATCTCGGTCGGGTCTTaattggtcggtctcggtcgggtgcccgacggtccaagtatcaggactaagaccgaccgtttataaacgggccgggtcGGGCCGGGCTTTAAACGGTCGGTTCCAGTCAGTTctgtcgggtcgggccacgaattgacacccataATAGAGTCTATTAGTTACAAGCCATATGAAATAATAAGttctttcaccaaaaatagaaataataagtTCACAATTGGGTAATCTTCCAACGCCTTATGGTGGAAGGAAATTGTTGGTGAAAGCGATGAAATCTCATGGAATTTGCAAAATGAAGGAGAGGCCAAGCTTCTTTGATAGGGAATGGAATTAGGTGAATTAAATCCTTGGTTGTGTACCAAACTTCATGTATATTCCATCCTTTGATAGCAGCTTTCCTCAATCCTGCCAGGATTCCCTCCGCTTCCACTGCTTCACTTTGAGTAGCTGTAGGAGTATTTGAGCTGATGAACCTAAGCTAGCCCTGTGATATAATTTTGAATGCCCATCGTGAAGCTGAGTTCAAAATATTAGTTACACCAGCACAAACCAAAATTGGGTAGGTCGAAAAAGGTTTAtgaaattttatgtttattCGTGTTGGATCATCTATATCAAGTGAAGCATTAGTACATCTGGTAAAGATATGTAAATTAACAATccacttatttattttatgtaacACATGCATTGGATTTGGATACTTTTGGATGCAATGAAGTCATTCTGATGttgccaaataaaataaatggtgATCTCAAAAACATTGAAAACCCATTTAAGATCTGGTTTTGAaagattttttagaaaaaataaatactttGCCATCTCATAGAATGAGTTCGTGTTGATATTCTGTAACCTTAGTCCAAGACGTCCTGCTGCCCAAATATGCCTTGAGAAttcataattaataaataaatggagagAATTATGTAAAGTTATTGCAATAAATACAAGACCTGTAATGGTCATCCAATGTACCAAAATTTCTTTAACCAGTATTCCATTTTATAAGGTTCGCCAGACAaacattttgaattttggatggatttttagtttccaaaaaattCCTCCATTTACTTGTTATATCTCTTATTCTTGCTTGTTGTACCTagtttttttggataaaaatggCTCTTGCTCGTGTAGAGAAAGAGTCATGCGGTATTAACAAGCACAACCATTGATCATTTTATGGTGAAGGACAAATTCGGGTAATGGCAGGAATCAAATTGGGTGAATTGAAGCTCTTAACACCTCCATGTTCCAGGATTGGTTTTCAATAAAGTGATTGACTAACTCAGTTGTAGCTATGGTCTATAAATTGAGCTGTGATAAATCTGAAACTGAATTTTCCAAACATACCCATGGGTTATACCAAAAGTAGGTATCAGCTTTGTTAATCGCAAGTTGACACTGAGAGAGGGGTGAATAGTGTCTATAAAATCTTTCCTGGAGATGTCTGTTTGAAGCTATCATGTATTCTGTTCAACACGCAATCATATGTTTGTCCACCTTACACCACTCAGTGGCCAAGTCTACCAGACAAACATATCCATCGTGCATGCATTCACATCCACGCACTCCAATATACAATCATATATAAATGGCACAAGATATACGTGGTTCATCTCACTAACTACTCCACAGAGCAATACCTTTTTTGGGTTTCGTGTTTTGCTCAATACTCAACCAGCTTGTGACTGCTACAACAGTCTAGGTGCTATAACACCTGCTTCAACCTGAGATAATGCTCAAGTTAGGGTTTCAACCCCCTTTTTACAATGTATATGATGATAAATATGAGTACAAGCCCCTTCTCTTACAATTAATACCTTAAGTTATGCAACTTTAACAACCTAGGTCATACAAAATTGGACTTGGTGAGCAGAGATTACCTCCCTTGACTAGCAAGGGGTGGAGAGCTTCTCTGAGATTCCCAGTTCTATTGGAATCTTCAACTTTCCCTTTTTGTTGGTTAATCTTGAACcttcaagagaagaagatggttcatcatcttctttatcttctccttcttcttcttcttttatcacACAATGAGCTTCTTTGTCTTCAATGAACTTAATGAAGAATCTTGAAACcttcaagagttgaagatggTAGTCCTTCTTCTttgccttctccttcttcttctccttcctcttctccttcttcttcttctatcacaCACAAGAAGCTTCTTTGTCTTTAATGAACTTCAAAACCCTAGGCAACTTTCAATTTTTCCTTTAATGGCTTCTCAGGCTTAGTGGTGATGGTATTAAAGCATTCAATACACAAATCTTCAAACAAAGATTTTTCTCAAGATTTAGGCATGAGAGCACACAAACACTtggcttcttcttttcttttcttctcttatctctcttagggttgttcttatttttattcttcaagaAGTTATGAAAGAAATCCCCAAAATCCACTAAGAAGGTCCAACAAAAGACCCAAAATCGTGTAGGTTTAAACATTCGCTTCAGACCAGAATCTACTTTGGCAGATTAACCTTACTTCAGTGCGAGAGTCgtaaatttttatatataactcCACATGCGTCTATTCTTATTTCTTCTGAAAGTAGACTCAAATATATTTAAGCTTTGTGGAAATATGATTCCTCTAATTCGTCCTCAAAATATCTCAAAATTCAAATCGTAATCATGAGAAATAAACCCTTCATGAGAAATTGGGTTCGTTCTGTTTCAAAGCGATCAtatgaaaaaaatcatatatttctTATCCAAACTCTGATTGTGGTGCCCTACTCTTTAAACCCGGTTCATTGAccagttggttcgatttggtcttgtagggtCCGAACCAAAAGGGTTTATGCAAGTGCCCTATGGTGCATGACATCAAAAGTGACGTCAAATGCGGGGTGGTCAGACAATATTGAGCCAGTACCCGATATGATTTGCACGCCTAAGTCATGCCCTTGCAGTACCACAAAGCCATGTACCAATAGAAAAGGTACATCATTATGATTGAATGATGAGAACATAGTCCACAACACATGTCAAGAGCGAGATACGAGTTAAGGTtccattttcctccaaaatacaacaaggttggcttgttttggccaactggtgggtgtcattgGTAGATGCgagacccaccaatgtgacccacctgttggggtaacGTGGGCCACAGCAAGCCCAACTTTGGTGAGCATGTGTAATTCGGGCTCCTCGTTGAAATAAGGTCTTGTATGCCAGATAATGTTGGCTACTTTGCTCGAAATCATGATTTAATGCGTTTTGTTTCATAAAGAGGAAAAACCAAACAAatcttagtagatatttataa
It encodes the following:
- the LOC122087566 gene encoding peroxidase 19-like isoform X1; translation: MMSTSSSSSSCFLFVYTGLFILVMIMMLPTLESSKTYSEQLSVEYYNKTCPQLEELVASVASQQFHESPISGPATIRLFFHDCFVQGCDASVLILSKPGSSSLAEKDAQDNKDLARVAFDSIEKAKCLIETKCPGVVSCADILAIAARDFVHLAGGPYYQVKKGRWDGKVSMASKVSSNIPHANSTVDDLLKLFASKGLSLEDLVVLSGAHTIGFAHCEHFVNRLYNYKGTKKPDPSIDPRLLKALCMMCPASGGNTDVVAPLDVKTPFAFDHVYYRNSQVKMGLLATDQELFLDPRTRPVVVSLGKDKKKFFQAFSEAMDKMGSIGVKSGGKNMVIRRDCAQNV
- the LOC122087566 gene encoding peroxidase 19-like isoform X2; protein product: MYQGILLPYDASCPTSSPVGCKFQPLGCDASVLILSKPGSSSLAEKDAQDNKDLARVAFDSIEKAKCLIETKCPGVVSCADILAIAARDFVHLAGGPYYQVKKGRWDGKVSMASKVSSNIPHANSTVDDLLKLFASKGLSLEDLVVLSGAHTIGFAHCEHFVNRLYNYKGTKKPDPSIDPRLLKALCMMCPASGGNTDVVAPLDVKTPFAFDHVYYRNSQVKMGLLATDQELFLDPRTRPVVVSLGKDKKKFFQAFSEAMDKMGSIGVKSGGKNMVIRRDCAQNV
- the LOC122087566 gene encoding peroxidase 19-like isoform X3, whose translation is MYQGILLPYDASCPTSSPGCDASVLILSKPGSSSLAEKDAQDNKDLARVAFDSIEKAKCLIETKCPGVVSCADILAIAARDFVHLAGGPYYQVKKGRWDGKVSMASKVSSNIPHANSTVDDLLKLFASKGLSLEDLVVLSGAHTIGFAHCEHFVNRLYNYKGTKKPDPSIDPRLLKALCMMCPASGGNTDVVAPLDVKTPFAFDHVYYRNSQVKMGLLATDQELFLDPRTRPVVVSLGKDKKKFFQAFSEAMDKMGSIGVKSGGKNMVIRRDCAQNV